From the Methanobacterium sp. BAmetb5 genome, the window CAGAGGATGGCTTTACGGGATACTGGAAAGGGGTAAGATGAATCCCAAGTTAATTCTCCTACTCACGGCCCTGGCCTTTGCCTCCTGGCATTTACCACTATTCTTCCTGAATTCCTCGTTCAACTTGAGTATGCTTCCCATATACATCACCGGAGGAATTATTGGGGGGTTGACCTTTGGACTTCTAAGGTACATCTCCGGTTCTATAATTGTGTCATCATTCTCCCATGCCCTCTGGAATACCATAGTTTACAGTCTATTTGGCTTCGGTAGTAGTATTGGTATTTTAGGGATTAAAGCAACCAACATTTTTAGCCCAGAAAGCGGATTGTTAGGATTGGCCTGCGGTTTAGTTTTCATGGTTATTTTATGGGTATGGGCCTCCAAAAAAGTAGGTTTCAATTATCCAACCAAGCAAGAATAGAGTTTAACCGATTTCTATTCTTTTTTTAAGAATTATCCCCACTCTTATTTTTTTTTGGTTTCCCATTGGTGAATAATAGGGATCAGTTTAATTCCCAACTGTCCGAAAAACATGGGAAAATAAAAATAATCAAAAGGAATAACCATTGACCCCTAACCCTTCTTTAGCATCTCAACAAATATGGCAACAATTAATAATCCAGTACTGGATGACTATATAAATCATCTTAGAACATAATATCTACTAGTACTAGGGGATAAAGGGAGTATTAAAATGAACCGGACACCAACTTCTAAAATAGCTGAACCAGGAATGATAGCTTTAGCCACCCTCATCTTGGTGGCGGCAGTGGCCAATCTTAACTTATCCGTGGCTAACGTGGCCCTTCCTTCCATAGGTCTGGTTTTTAATGCTTCCCAGGTCCAGATCAACCTGGTGGCCGTGGGTTACTCCCTGGGCCTGGCGGCATCAGTGCTATGGTTCGGTGCCCTGGGTGACCACCACGGTAGAAAGATGATGCTGATCCTGGGGACTCTGCTGGCCATACCCGCCTCCATAGTTGCTGGTTTTGCACCCTCCATTGAGATCCTGATTTTGGCTCGTATCATAGGTGGTCTAGCCGCAGGAATGGCTTTTCCCACTACACTGGCCCTTATAACTGCTTTGTGGTCTGGGCAGAAACGAACCAAGGCCATAGCCCTGTGGTCCGGTATTGGGGCAGCCATTGCTGCTCTGGGACCCATAATCTCCGGATACCTGTTAACCTTTAATGACTGGGGTTCGGTATTTTTAATCACCTTGCCCCTGGCGGTGGTAGCCCTACTGATGTCCATTAAGTTCATCCCCAATCACATCAGCGAGACAACTGCTCCCGTGGATAACCTGGGAGGTTTACTGTCTCTCCTGCTTTTAGGAACATTGACTCTGGCCATTAACTTCGCCCCGGTGCCAGACTCCGGAATCCTGATAATTAGTTTCTTAGCCATTGCTGCCCTTTCCGGGATTCTGTTCATAAGGCGCCAGCGAAGGGTGGAAAATCCCCTTTACGATCTTAAAGTTGCCAGTCGCAGTATTTTCTGGGTAGCAGCCTGTGCCGGGATAATAGTCTTCGGGGCCCTGATGGGAGCCATGTACATTGGTCAGCAGTTTCTACAGAACGTTCTCAGCTATTCCACCCTGGATGCGGGACTGGCAATTTTACCCGCCGCAATATTCATGATTTTAGTGGCACCCCAATCTGCCCGGCTCATTGAATCCCGTGGTTCCCGCTTCACCCTCCTGGCCGGTTACCTCTTCTGTTTACTGGGTTTTTTAACCATGCTATTCCTGTGGCAGGACCACATACCCTACTGGAAAGTGGGATTGGCCTACGCCTTTGTGGGAATTGGGGTGGGATTGGCGGGAACTCCTGCTTCCCATTCACTCACTGGTTCTGTTCCGGTCAAAAGGGTCGGTATGGCCTCGGGAACCGCAGATCTGCAACGTGATTTCGGGGGGGCTATAATGACTTCCATATTCGGTGCACTGCTCACCGCCGGTTATGCCCGGTCAATTGCCTCACAGATTGACAGTTTACCAACCTATGCCCAGCAGCAGATAACCAGCACCGTGGAAACCACCCTACAGAAATCATTCTCCAGTGCAGCCACCCTGGCCCAGCAGCACCCCCAGTATTCTGCGCAGATCATATCCGCAGCCAAATATTCATTTTTAGCCGGGGATCACTGGGCTTACCTGGCCGGGATTATTGCCATCATGATTGGAGCAGCCCTAGTATTCTTTAAATTCCCCAAAAAAGAGGAAGAAGAAAAATTACTGGCCCAGTACTGTGAAATTGACACTAAAAATTAGTATTAGGACTAAAAATCAATATTAAAACTTAAAAACACAACAAAAATGTTACCTGGAAAAATTAACCCTTAAATATTTCATTACAATTGTTTTTTTATTATCCGAATCATTCGGTAGCATTGATAAATTTTGATTTTGACCACCATTTTTCGTTTCATTGCCAATGATAGATTATTAAATTATTTATTTTTCACTAAATATCATATTGGATATCTCGGCATATATTGCCGAATTTATGTAGAAAAATGCATATAATACTTATAATAAAAAAAATAGTGACCAATAAATTTTTATTTATATTTAGAGCCCCCTAAAATCAAATTAAGATTCATGATTAATAGTAATGGCTATTTAATCTTCCTATCAATAAGCCGAAAAAATAACAGTAATGCTAGGAGGGGGAAAAATGCAAGTTACAGCCCTGATTGAAGACATTAAACCAGATAATGAGGATTTATATGCTGAAAAAGGGTTATCAATCCATATTCAAAGGGAAGATGATAATATCCTCTTTGACACCGGAGTAACCGGTGCTTTTGTAGATAATGCCCGTAAATTAGGTATCGATTTGACAGCCGTTGATGTAACCGCCATATCCCACGGACACTTTGACCATGGCGGGGGATTGGGCAGGTTTATGGAATTAAATAAATCTTCACCAGTTTATCTGCGCCCCCAAGCAAATGGGAACCATTATTTTAAAGCATTTTATTTTTTAAAAAAAGATGTTGGCCTGGATAAAGAGTTATTCGCTGATTATATAGATAGAATTCGCTTAATCAACAAATTCACTAAAATTTCCAAGGATGCTTACCTTTTAACTGATATGCCTCTGAAATATCCTGCTCCTGCTGGTGGAAAATATCTTTACATGGAAAAAGGTAACCAACTGGTCCCTGATAATTTTTCCCATGAGCAGATGATGGTTATCCAGGAAGAGGATGGAATAGTTATTTTTTCCGGTTGCTCACATCACGGGGTGCTAAACATGGTTGAAGCCGCCCTTGATCAATTCCCCAACACTCCGATAAAGGCCCTTTTTGGAGGATTCCATTTTATTGGCCTTCCATTTTTCAATCACACTGCAGAGAGTAGGGAAAACATTGAAAATATCGGGAGAAAACTGGCAGAATATCCAATAGAAAGGGTTTATACCGGGCATTGCACTGGTAGAAAGGGTTATCCCCTTTTGAAAAATGTTATGGGAGACATTGTGGAGTATTTTGCCACGGGAGATACTGTAGAGTTATAAATTAAATTTCATGCTTTCAGATACCCTTAAAATGATTGTTTAACTTGTTTTTAAGTAATTTTTTCTCTTTGCTAGTTTAGGGAGGGATCATGGGGATCCACCTCTGTTAAAACCTAAAGTTCAGGTTGATATAATATGAAAACACCATATAATAATAAGCAAAAAAATCTTGGAAACTCATTTTACAGGGGTGGGGATATGGATAAGGTAGAAATCTACTATTTTTCAGGTTCCGGTAATTCATTGGCAGTAGCCCGAGATGTTGCCCTAGAGTTAAATGCTGTTTTAACCCCAATTATGGCGGTTATCAATCAGGAAAGCATAGAGACTGAAGCCAATATTATAGGGTTTGTATTTCCCATTTATGACTTTAAACCTCCCCAGTTCATGGGAAAATTCATTTCCAAAATTAAAGATATCCAGTCCAAGTACATTTTCGCTCTATGCACCTACGGAGTAACCACCTCTAAATCTCTAAAACATCTGGAAACAATCATTAATTCATATGGCGGGCACCTATCTGCAGGATTTGCCGTGGGTATGCCCCAGAATGGATTAGGATCCAGAAAGGTGACCGAAACTCAACAGGAAATGATGTTCAGTCAATGGAAAAACAGGGTCAAGAAGGTTTCTGCGGTTATAAAAAACAGGCAAAAAGGGGAAATAGAGACCAGTAGCCTGTTTTTCCACATGTTTAAAACACAAAACTTGAAATTAATCCCTGTTTATTTAAGATTCCTTAATCAGGTGCTCTTTAAAGGTGTGGATTCACTGGCCTTCACCTCCAATGAAAACTGCACTGGCTGTGGAACTTGTCAAAAAATCTGCACCCAGAACAACATTGAACTAGTGGATAACAAGCCAAAGTGGTCGGATCACTGCCTAAGTTGTTTCGCCTGCCTAAACTGGTGCCCGAATGGAGCCATCAACCCGGGAGACTCTGATCTGGGTATTAAAAATTATCATCACCCTGAGGTGAAAATTTCAGATATGGTCCTCCCCTAAGTTTTAGACCGTTCCACTCCTGAAAATGGCTTACTCCATTAGGTAGAACTACATATCAAATATTACCATCACTTCCTCCCATTAATCCTTACCGAGTTAATATCAACTCTGATTAGGAAATAGGAAGAGATAATGATTTTGAACTCCATATTTTATTATATGTAACCAGTTGGAGGTGTTTAAAATGGCCCCCCATTGTGATACCATGGACGGACCGGTTGTTAATGCCTGTAAAAAGGCTTTAAAAATGAGGGATGTGAATTATGTACTTCCCTTTGTACCTGAAACTGTAGAAAAAGAGTTAAGCCAAAGTTTTAATAAAACGCTTAGGGCTAGGAAGTTAGGTGAAGACGCAGCAGAAGTTGCAGATCTCTGGTTCTTTGAAACCGCAGTGCGACTGCATCGTGAAGGTGAAGGAGCACCCTACACCGACCTTAAACCAGCAGGTTTGGATTGGGGGCCAGTTGTACCTCGGGCAGAGGAAGACATTGAAAAAGGAGACCCCACTGGAACCATAGGGTTTTTAAAAAGGGTTTTAGAAGAAGAATTGAGAAAAAAATTCAATAAGGCCATGTCCCTTAAAAATTACGACTTGGAAGATGTTGACGCCGCCAGAAAATACACTGAATCAATGCTTAACTTTGTCTTATCCTCTCACCATATCTACAAATACATAATTTCCGGTGAAAAACACTAAAACATTTATGCTAATCAAAATGCGATAAAATAATGCAGCATAAAACAATAATCATAATATTATAAATCATTAAAATTGAGGATTATAATGGCAGACTGGAAAATCATCGGACTAAGTGGACTCCTTAACGCAGCCCTAACTATCGTTCTAATTATATTATTTTACCCTCTCTTCTTTTTAGGCCCGTTAATAGGAGGGTTCCTGGCAGCGTACTTTAGCCAGAAATATGAAAATTACAGTAAAATAGATATAAAAGACGGGGTTATTGTGGGAACAATGTCCGGAATGATTGGTGGTCTAATTATCACTTTAATATTGATAACCGGATTTGAAGCCATTAACAGCCTCATAAATTTAATATCCCTAAATATCAACCTGATACCCGGAGTTGATGCTGTGGTAGCAGCTTATATTATTCTTCAGCTATCCCTGATCATAAGCATCACTCTGGGAGCCCTGGGTGGATTAATGGGAATCCGAGCCAAAAGGTGATATTATTTTAGCTTTTATTAGATATTCCAAATAAAAATGGAGGTTAACTTGATGAGTAAAAATATAGTAGTGTTATCGGCCAGCCCCCGAAAAGGCGGAAATTCAGATATTTTATGCGATGAGTTCATCCTTGGAGCAGAAGGAGCAGGTCATAAGGCTGAAAAAATTTTCCTGAGGGATAAAGACATCAACTACTGTATAGCCTGTGATACCTGTCAGGGAAACGGTGGTAAATGTGCTCAAAATGATGACATGGGCGAAATCATGGATAAAATGGCTGCCGCTGACGTGATTGTCATGGCCACACCAGTTTACTTTTACACCATGAACGCCCAGCTTAAAACACTCATTGACCGAACCTATGCCCGTTACACTGAAATCAGTAACAAAGAAATGTATTTCATTCTCACCGCAGCCAACCCCCAAAAAGAAGCCATGGAAAGAACCGTGGAAGGTTTCCGGGGATTCACATCCTGCCTTAACGGTGCAGATGAAAAGGGTATTATCTACGGAACTGGTGCCTGGAATGTGGGTGACATCAAAGAAAGTGAGGCCATGGCCGAAGCTTATGAAATGGGGAAAAACGTGTAAGAGAAAACTCAACAGCAATGAGTGTGTTGGAGGGGTTTTAATGAAAACAAACTACATAAACCCGGAGAATATGGTCAAACCCACGGGTTACTCCCATGCAATATCAGTTAAGGGAAATCATCAGACAATTTATATTGGTGGACAGAATGCTGTTGATGAAAAGGGAGTTCTGGTAGGAAAGGGTGATCTTAAAAAGCAGACAGAACAGGTCCTATCCAATATTGACAACATTCTGGAAGAATGCCATGCTAAACTGGAGAATGTGGTTAAATTCAACATTTACCTTGTTCAGGGACAGAATCCACAGGAGGGTTTTCAGGTTTTCCAGGAAAAATGGAAGGGGAATACTAATTTCCCAACCGTAACCGTTCTTTTCATATCCGGACTGGGTAATCCCGATTGGCTGGTTGAAATAGATGCCGTGGCCATCACCCCGGAATAAATTCCTATTCCAATGTTTTTGACCCTATCCCCTACATAAACCGGGTTTGAAATAAACTGATTTAATAAAAATTCCAAGTATCTTCGGAGAGTTATTTTTTCAGGTTTTCCTGCACCCTAAAAAGTACCATCTTTCTCACCAGGTCCAGGGGTACCGGTTCCTCCCGGGGAAATTGTACGGTCCCTTTTGACGTGTTGTAGTGTGAAAGTTCTTCCTTGAAGGCCTTTATTGCAGAAGGAGTGGGATAAAATCCTATATGATTTTTATAGGCAGCAAAATGCACCAAATTACCTTTTAAACGGAAGGTGGGCATTCCGTAGCTAATGGTTTCTTCAGCTTCGGGTGCTGATTCCCGGATAGTTTCCCTTATTTCCTCCAAAATACCCTGAATATCTGGGGGAAATGAAGATATGTACTCGTCTACTGTTTGAACTTTCTTTGATACCATGAATTCAACCTCCCGGAAGATATTATTGGATGGGAATAATGATTAGGAATACTTGAGGGGCACTCTAAAGATATCGGACAGTAAGGCATGGATAAAGGATAGGGGAATTAGAAATGTGGCTAAAATCATACTGATTTCATAGGATAAACTGCTCCGGGGGTCTGCTTTACCCCTCAACCGGTTGAAAAATGAACTCCAGGGAATACCGTAGGTGTTTCCAATCATTATGGTGCGTATGGATCCCAGGATACCTTTGGCTTTGGATGGCCCGTAGATTTCCACTATACGTTCCCATGATTCGGGGGTGGGGTTTCCACGGGTATCGGCGTAGTGCTGGGCAAACATCACTGCCGGCAGTTCTAAAGCAGGAACATCTTCCATTATACCCTGGAGCATTTTTTGGATTTCTTCACTGGTCATTCCACTCTCCAGGGCCCTTTTGGAGTGAGCATAGGAACACAGGGCACAGTCATTGACCTCCGTCACCCTTAACATGAGTCTTTCTGTAAATTTTTGGTCTAATTCCCTGTTCCTTCTGGCCTTAAACATGAATCTAATGGTCCGCATCCCCTGGTAAAATATCCAGTAAGATTCTCTAACTGAATAAAGTTCCCGCCCAAATCCTGGTTCTTTTTTCGGGTTAACTTCTCCTTGTTTGGTCTTCATGACTTCCCCCAGACTGCTACCCGTGGTAGGTGTGATTATTTTTTATGGGTGGGAAAGTATTTGAAAGTTGGTATCATTCCTTAATTTAACAAATTTCCCTGATTTCTTACCTTTTCTTCCTTCGGTTAAGGTTTAATGATTTCTATTCCTTTAAAAGATTAGTTATTCCCAGGTAATTCCTGTAACCTAAACGAAGAGAGATTTTTTTAAGTCTTGATAATTCCTTATTTAAGTTCCTAAAAAAAGGGCACAAAATTAAGAGATTTAAATTAGAATCAATAAATTTAGATAAACCAAAAAGAGATGAGGAGCGGAGGTAAGTGCCCCTCTTTCTAATTGGCATCGTCATTAATTAATGTAAAAGTTTAAATATATAAAGATTTCTAAATTAGTTAACTCTCATTACAAATTCCATAATAAATTTAAAGATTCCTTTCAGGTACCTTCAATGGATAAAAAAACATCACTCTTGTCTTTTGCTATCGGAGCGCCAATTGGCTGTTTAGGTGGTTTAATAGGTTTAGGTGGGGCTGAGTATAGGTTACCCTTCCTTTTAAAAACCTTTAATAAACCGGCCAAAAAGGCTGTGGCCTTAAATATGTTAGTAAGCTTAATTACCGTAGTTTCGGCTATTTACTTTAGAATGAATAACTTCGATATTTCGGCTATTTATCCCCAGATGCTGTTGGTGGTGGCACTCATTGCCGGTTCCACAACCGGGGCCTACTATGGAATTGGAATATCCACTAAAATATCTGATGTTCTGTTTAAAAAAGTACTCCTAACCCTGCTGGCCATTATGGGATTACTATTAATCAGCGAGAGTCTATTCCCCTTCCCATCAACGGGAATAATATTCAGTACCCTGTATATGGAGCTGTTGGTAGCGGTGGCCTGTGGGGTACTAATTGGAATTATCAGCAGCCTTTTAGGAGTTGCCGGAGGAGAGGTTATAATTCCCATATTGATCCTCATATTTGGGATAGATGTTAAATTAGCCGGAACATTGAGTTTAATCATCAGTGTACCCACCATGATCGTGGGAATAACCAGACATAGCCGCAATA encodes:
- a CDS encoding CPBP family intramembrane glutamic endopeptidase; translated protein: MKNAYKYGLIGYVLVMICSTLFPVIFNNEQLQVMVIFPLILILAYWTKMNGKELGLEFGRLRDYIWAILYPLSICLVIMVIALVTGNIGGIKYPNEMTGKIVYLFLYTLILAFATEEGFFRGWLYGILERGKMNPKLILLLTALAFASWHLPLFFLNSSFNLSMLPIYITGGIIGGLTFGLLRYISGSIIVSSFSHALWNTIVYSLFGFGSSIGILGIKATNIFSPESGLLGLACGLVFMVILWVWASKKVGFNYPTKQE
- a CDS encoding MFS transporter, which gives rise to MNRTPTSKIAEPGMIALATLILVAAVANLNLSVANVALPSIGLVFNASQVQINLVAVGYSLGLAASVLWFGALGDHHGRKMMLILGTLLAIPASIVAGFAPSIEILILARIIGGLAAGMAFPTTLALITALWSGQKRTKAIALWSGIGAAIAALGPIISGYLLTFNDWGSVFLITLPLAVVALLMSIKFIPNHISETTAPVDNLGGLLSLLLLGTLTLAINFAPVPDSGILIISFLAIAALSGILFIRRQRRVENPLYDLKVASRSIFWVAACAGIIVFGALMGAMYIGQQFLQNVLSYSTLDAGLAILPAAIFMILVAPQSARLIESRGSRFTLLAGYLFCLLGFLTMLFLWQDHIPYWKVGLAYAFVGIGVGLAGTPASHSLTGSVPVKRVGMASGTADLQRDFGGAIMTSIFGALLTAGYARSIASQIDSLPTYAQQQITSTVETTLQKSFSSAATLAQQHPQYSAQIISAAKYSFLAGDHWAYLAGIIAIMIGAALVFFKFPKKEEEEKLLAQYCEIDTKN
- a CDS encoding MBL fold metallo-hydrolase codes for the protein MQVTALIEDIKPDNEDLYAEKGLSIHIQREDDNILFDTGVTGAFVDNARKLGIDLTAVDVTAISHGHFDHGGGLGRFMELNKSSPVYLRPQANGNHYFKAFYFLKKDVGLDKELFADYIDRIRLINKFTKISKDAYLLTDMPLKYPAPAGGKYLYMEKGNQLVPDNFSHEQMMVIQEEDGIVIFSGCSHHGVLNMVEAALDQFPNTPIKALFGGFHFIGLPFFNHTAESRENIENIGRKLAEYPIERVYTGHCTGRKGYPLLKNVMGDIVEYFATGDTVEL
- a CDS encoding EFR1 family ferrodoxin (N-terminal region resembles flavodoxins. C-terminal ferrodoxin region binds two 4Fe-4S clusters.), which translates into the protein MDKVEIYYFSGSGNSLAVARDVALELNAVLTPIMAVINQESIETEANIIGFVFPIYDFKPPQFMGKFISKIKDIQSKYIFALCTYGVTTSKSLKHLETIINSYGGHLSAGFAVGMPQNGLGSRKVTETQQEMMFSQWKNRVKKVSAVIKNRQKGEIETSSLFFHMFKTQNLKLIPVYLRFLNQVLFKGVDSLAFTSNENCTGCGTCQKICTQNNIELVDNKPKWSDHCLSCFACLNWCPNGAINPGDSDLGIKNYHHPEVKISDMVLP
- a CDS encoding DUF6448 family protein, with product MAPHCDTMDGPVVNACKKALKMRDVNYVLPFVPETVEKELSQSFNKTLRARKLGEDAAEVADLWFFETAVRLHREGEGAPYTDLKPAGLDWGPVVPRAEEDIEKGDPTGTIGFLKRVLEEELRKKFNKAMSLKNYDLEDVDAARKYTESMLNFVLSSHHIYKYIISGEKH
- a CDS encoding DUF5518 domain-containing protein codes for the protein MADWKIIGLSGLLNAALTIVLIILFYPLFFLGPLIGGFLAAYFSQKYENYSKIDIKDGVIVGTMSGMIGGLIITLILITGFEAINSLINLISLNINLIPGVDAVVAAYIILQLSLIISITLGALGGLMGIRAKR
- a CDS encoding flavodoxin family protein; protein product: MSKNIVVLSASPRKGGNSDILCDEFILGAEGAGHKAEKIFLRDKDINYCIACDTCQGNGGKCAQNDDMGEIMDKMAAADVIVMATPVYFYTMNAQLKTLIDRTYARYTEISNKEMYFILTAANPQKEAMERTVEGFRGFTSCLNGADEKGIIYGTGAWNVGDIKESEAMAEAYEMGKNV
- a CDS encoding RidA family protein, coding for MKTNYINPENMVKPTGYSHAISVKGNHQTIYIGGQNAVDEKGVLVGKGDLKKQTEQVLSNIDNILEECHAKLENVVKFNIYLVQGQNPQEGFQVFQEKWKGNTNFPTVTVLFISGLGNPDWLVEIDAVAITPE
- a CDS encoding iron chaperone, giving the protein MVSKKVQTVDEYISSFPPDIQGILEEIRETIRESAPEAEETISYGMPTFRLKGNLVHFAAYKNHIGFYPTPSAIKAFKEELSHYNTSKGTVQFPREEPVPLDLVRKMVLFRVQENLKK
- a CDS encoding carboxymuconolactone decarboxylase family protein; protein product: MKTKQGEVNPKKEPGFGRELYSVRESYWIFYQGMRTIRFMFKARRNRELDQKFTERLMLRVTEVNDCALCSYAHSKRALESGMTSEEIQKMLQGIMEDVPALELPAVMFAQHYADTRGNPTPESWERIVEIYGPSKAKGILGSIRTIMIGNTYGIPWSSFFNRLRGKADPRSSLSYEISMILATFLIPLSFIHALLSDIFRVPLKYS
- a CDS encoding sulfite exporter TauE/SafE family protein, which gives rise to MDKKTSLLSFAIGAPIGCLGGLIGLGGAEYRLPFLLKTFNKPAKKAVALNMLVSLITVVSAIYFRMNNFDISAIYPQMLLVVALIAGSTTGAYYGIGISTKISDVLFKKVLLTLLAIMGLLLISESLFPFPSTGIIFSTLYMELLVAVACGVLIGIISSLLGVAGGEVIIPILILIFGIDVKLAGTLSLIISVPTMIVGITRHSRNKMYSERSEISSLVVPMGISSIIGASIGAILVVYSPSGLLKIILGVMLILTSIKLFTEKE